The following proteins are encoded in a genomic region of Paenibacillus sp. FSL R7-0273:
- a CDS encoding heptaprenylglyceryl phosphate synthase translates to MNELRQLIQPWRHVFKLDPDRELGDNELDEICRSGTDAILVGGSTGVTYENTTGLLSRLRRYELPCALEVSELEAAVPGFDLYMIPMVLNTSHTDWILGHHRKAIERFGSLIPWEALLTEGYIVLNENSSVARLTGADTGLSGRAAAAYAEIADKLMRLPVVYLEYSGTFGSMEVVREVRESVEHSQLFYGGGITGEAEAEQAAALCDTVVVGNIIYRDVQQALLTIQAVKRTPKLVLE, encoded by the coding sequence ATGAATGAATTGCGGCAATTAATACAGCCGTGGCGGCATGTATTTAAGCTGGACCCGGACCGTGAACTCGGGGATAACGAGCTGGATGAAATCTGCCGTTCCGGAACGGATGCTATTCTGGTAGGAGGCTCCACCGGTGTCACTTACGAGAACACTACAGGACTGCTTTCCAGGCTGCGCCGCTATGAGCTCCCCTGTGCGCTTGAGGTTTCTGAGCTTGAGGCTGCTGTTCCGGGCTTTGACTTGTACATGATTCCTATGGTGCTGAACACGTCGCATACGGACTGGATTCTCGGCCATCACCGTAAGGCGATAGAGCGGTTTGGCAGTCTGATTCCATGGGAAGCGCTGCTGACAGAAGGGTACATTGTTTTAAATGAGAACTCCTCAGTAGCCCGTCTTACCGGCGCCGATACCGGATTAAGCGGCCGTGCAGCCGCTGCGTATGCGGAGATTGCGGACAAGCTGATGCGTCTGCCGGTCGTTTATCTTGAATACAGCGGGACGTTTGGCAGCATGGAGGTTGTCCGGGAAGTGAGAGAGTCGGTAGAGCACAGCCAGCTGTTTTATGGCGGCGGCATTACCGGCGAGGCGGAGGCGGAACAGGCTGCAGCGCTATGTGATACTGTCGTTGTGGGAAATATTATATACCGTGATGTGCAGCAGGCGCTGCTTACTATACAGGCGGTTAAGAGAACTCCGAAGCTTGTACTGGAGTAG
- a CDS encoding phosphatidylinositol-specific phospholipase C/glycerophosphodiester phosphodiesterase family protein: MDKRKLNATIIMAAALTLLLVITLWPQTKEPAAGFTAHKVIAHAMGGINNHTYTNTLDAFVANYEQGTRVFETDLLLTTDDKLVARHEWTGNMSRLLGQLDVLPAARQGAVLSYGEVMDSPILTLYSPLDIDRIMELMTAYPDAYIVTDTKELEPELVTRQFEHIVEAAKRKDPALLSRIVPQIYSRDMLEVVNRVYAFPEVIFTLYQSHDSDEQVIAFARETGVEITMPVTRATKGFVQKLKQAGARVYVHTVNDEEEITKLSRMGVDGFYTDFVSEEDLGRMRGVR, translated from the coding sequence ATGGATAAAAGAAAGCTAAATGCAACGATCATCATGGCTGCCGCACTTACCCTGTTACTTGTAATCACCCTATGGCCGCAGACAAAAGAGCCTGCTGCCGGTTTTACCGCACATAAGGTTATAGCCCATGCGATGGGCGGGATTAACAATCATACGTATACGAATACGCTCGATGCTTTTGTTGCCAACTATGAGCAGGGTACACGCGTGTTTGAGACTGATTTGCTGCTTACTACAGACGATAAGCTGGTCGCCCGCCATGAATGGACCGGGAATATGAGCCGGCTGCTTGGTCAGCTGGACGTGCTGCCTGCTGCAAGGCAGGGTGCTGTACTCAGCTACGGGGAAGTGATGGACAGCCCGATTCTAACGCTGTATTCCCCGCTTGATATTGATAGAATTATGGAGCTGATGACGGCCTACCCCGATGCCTATATTGTGACAGATACCAAAGAGCTCGAGCCGGAGCTCGTAACCAGACAGTTTGAACACATCGTGGAGGCGGCTAAACGCAAGGACCCTGCACTCCTATCGCGGATTGTTCCGCAGATTTACAGCCGTGACATGCTGGAGGTTGTCAATAGGGTGTATGCCTTCCCGGAAGTCATTTTCACGTTATATCAGTCACACGACAGCGACGAGCAGGTCATAGCGTTTGCCCGGGAGACCGGTGTGGAGATCACAATGCCGGTAACCAGAGCAACCAAGGGCTTTGTTCAAAAGCTAAAGCAGGCCGGAGCCCGCGTCTATGTGCACACCGTTAACGACGAGGAAGAAATTACGAAGCTGTCCCGGATGGGCGTAGATGGCTTTTATACGGATTTTGTCTCTGAGGAGGACCTGGGACGGATGCGGGGCGTGCGCTAA
- a CDS encoding undecaprenyl-phosphate glucose phosphotransferase produces MIRRNQKFLTQLYMVADFLVIQLSFLAAWWLKFRSGWLESYNTLPVESYAYWSIMYGAIAVLIGIVLSLYLPKRKKRFVDEFLKIFQVHIMAIFILLGVMFFLKEIDVSRQYLAIYMGFNILSIMLYRYVLKTMLKSLREKGYNRQFVLIIGAGSLGKRFYNNLVQYPELGYETIGFLDDFHKWDGIEEQRYKPILGTVDELSGILEMLPVDEVILALPLDAHSKYPAIIAACEKAGMRTLIIPDFFDYLPARPYFDNFAGMPMINVRDIPLDMAGNKLAKRLFDIVFSLFAILMLSPVMLIVALGVRLTSRGPVIFKQERVGLNRRNFMMYKFRSMKMQTDTGVDTGWSTKDDPRRTRFGTFIRRTSLDELPQFFNVLFGQMSVVGPRPERPYYVEQFRGEVPKYMVKHHVRPGITGWAQSNGLRGDTSIEDRIKHDIFYIENWSLLFDIRIIFRTIRNGFKNAY; encoded by the coding sequence ATGATCCGCCGTAATCAGAAGTTTTTGACCCAGCTCTATATGGTTGCTGACTTTCTTGTGATCCAGCTGTCCTTTCTGGCTGCCTGGTGGCTGAAGTTCCGCAGCGGCTGGCTGGAGTCCTATAATACGCTCCCGGTCGAGTCTTACGCATATTGGAGCATTATGTACGGGGCAATAGCAGTGCTGATTGGGATTGTGCTCTCACTCTATCTGCCGAAGCGCAAGAAGCGTTTTGTAGATGAATTTCTGAAGATTTTCCAGGTGCACATTATGGCCATCTTTATCCTGCTCGGCGTAATGTTCTTCCTGAAGGAAATAGACGTTTCCCGCCAGTATCTGGCTATTTACATGGGCTTTAATATTTTGTCCATTATGCTGTACCGCTATGTATTGAAGACGATGCTGAAATCCCTGCGTGAAAAAGGCTACAACCGCCAGTTCGTACTAATTATCGGGGCAGGTTCTCTGGGTAAGAGATTCTACAATAACCTGGTCCAGTACCCTGAGCTGGGCTATGAAACGATCGGATTTCTGGATGACTTCCATAAGTGGGACGGAATTGAGGAGCAGCGTTACAAGCCCATTCTGGGAACAGTCGATGAGCTGTCCGGGATCCTGGAAATGCTGCCGGTGGATGAAGTCATTCTGGCGCTGCCGCTGGATGCCCACTCCAAATATCCTGCCATTATTGCGGCCTGCGAAAAAGCCGGTATGCGGACGCTGATCATCCCCGACTTCTTTGATTACCTGCCTGCGCGACCGTACTTCGATAATTTTGCCGGAATGCCGATGATTAACGTTCGCGATATTCCGCTGGATATGGCCGGCAATAAGCTGGCGAAGCGGTTGTTTGATATTGTGTTTTCCCTGTTCGCCATCCTTATGCTGTCGCCGGTCATGCTTATTGTGGCACTGGGTGTGCGGCTCACTTCAAGGGGGCCGGTCATCTTTAAGCAGGAGCGTGTAGGGCTGAACCGCCGCAATTTTATGATGTATAAGTTCCGGTCTATGAAAATGCAGACGGATACCGGGGTAGATACAGGCTGGAGTACAAAGGATGATCCCCGGCGTACACGGTTTGGCACCTTTATCCGCAGAACGAGTCTGGATGAGCTGCCGCAGTTTTTTAATGTGCTGTTTGGCCAGATGAGTGTCGTGGGACCCCGGCCGGAGCGCCCGTATTATGTGGAGCAGTTCCGCGGCGAGGTGCCGAAATATATGGTTAAGCATCATGTGCGTCCCGGGATAACAGGCTGGGCACAGAGCAACGGGCTGCGCGGCGACACCTCAATTGAGGACCGGATCAAGCATGACATTTTTTACATCGAGAACTGGTCGCTGCTGTTCGATATCCGCATTATTTTCAGAACTATCCGTAACGGCTTCAAAAATGCCTATTAA
- a CDS encoding glycosyltransferase family 2 protein codes for MNVDVSILILNYNTCRLTMDCIRSVYESDTNFSYEIILIDNNSHDDSVAKISAEFPDVTLIANRENVGFARGNNQGMEVASGRYVLLLNSDTVIRRDTLETMIAFMDTRPDLGASGCKVILPDGSLDKACKRGFPTPAASFYYAFGFSRLFPDNPRFNGYQLGYLDPDKAYPVDCLVGAFMLVRRETIDRVGGLDEEFFMYGEDLDWCYRIKEAGWGIYYHPQTSIIHLKGGSARRRPFKIVYEFHRAMILFHRKHYSRQYNSIINGTVYAGVAVKFMLSLAVNALRAPRPVSTPAQSLTASAEAGPQIESKAEVRL; via the coding sequence GTGAATGTAGATGTAAGTATTTTAATTCTCAATTACAACACCTGCCGCCTGACGATGGACTGTATCAGGTCGGTGTATGAGTCGGATACGAACTTTTCCTATGAGATTATTTTGATAGATAACAACTCGCATGATGATTCCGTTGCGAAGATCAGCGCAGAATTTCCGGATGTAACGCTGATTGCAAATAGAGAGAATGTCGGCTTTGCCCGCGGTAATAACCAGGGGATGGAGGTCGCCTCCGGACGTTACGTGCTGCTGCTGAATTCCGATACGGTGATCCGCCGGGACACGCTGGAGACAATGATTGCTTTTATGGATACCCGCCCGGATCTTGGGGCTTCGGGCTGCAAGGTGATTCTGCCGGATGGCTCGCTGGATAAGGCCTGCAAGAGAGGGTTCCCGACACCTGCGGCGTCTTTTTACTATGCGTTTGGCTTTAGCAGGCTGTTCCCGGACAACCCGAGATTTAACGGATACCAGCTGGGATACCTGGACCCGGATAAGGCGTATCCTGTGGACTGCCTTGTCGGGGCTTTTATGCTGGTCCGGCGTGAAACGATTGATAGAGTAGGCGGACTGGATGAGGAATTCTTTATGTATGGTGAGGATCTGGACTGGTGCTACCGGATTAAGGAAGCCGGCTGGGGCATTTATTATCATCCGCAGACGAGCATCATTCATCTGAAGGGCGGCAGCGCGCGGCGCAGGCCGTTCAAGATTGTATATGAGTTTCATAGAGCGATGATCTTATTTCACCGCAAGCATTATAGCAGGCAGTACAACAGTATAATTAATGGAACGGTATATGCCGGTGTTGCCGTTAAGTTTATGCTGTCCCTTGCAGTCAATGCCCTGAGAGCACCCCGTCCGGTGTCAACTCCGGCACAGAGTCTTACAGCTTCCGCTGAAGCGGGACCACAGATTGAATCGAAGGCCGAGGTGAGATTATGA
- the rfbD gene encoding dTDP-4-dehydrorhamnose reductase yields MKVLVTGSAGQLGQDLVLLLQNQGHEVLGCDRQEMDITNLEQCVEVISGFGPDAVIHCAAHTAVDAAETDIDAAYLINVTGSRNVALAAERTGAKLVYISTDYVFDGMGSKPYHEYDNTDPQSIYGKSKRAGEILVQSLSSKFFIVRTSWVYGKYGNNFVKTMLKLGQEKPLLQVVDDQKGSPTYTVDLARFLLELIQTEKYGVYHASNSEACTWYEFTQAIFAEAEEILGLKFTAKLEPCGTEQFPRPAPRPRYSVMEHLSIRTNGFGDIRPWREGLKDFLLELKE; encoded by the coding sequence CTGAAGGTGCTTGTCACCGGATCTGCGGGACAGCTGGGCCAGGATCTTGTACTGCTGCTGCAAAATCAGGGCCATGAGGTACTGGGCTGCGACCGCCAGGAGATGGATATCACGAATCTGGAGCAGTGTGTGGAAGTAATCAGCGGGTTCGGCCCGGATGCTGTCATTCACTGTGCTGCCCACACGGCAGTAGATGCGGCTGAGACCGATATTGATGCAGCTTATCTGATCAATGTCACCGGCAGCCGGAATGTGGCACTTGCCGCAGAACGGACTGGGGCGAAACTGGTGTATATCAGTACGGATTATGTTTTTGACGGAATGGGCAGCAAGCCTTATCACGAATACGACAATACCGATCCGCAGAGCATCTATGGTAAATCTAAGCGTGCAGGGGAGATACTGGTTCAATCCCTTTCGTCCAAGTTTTTTATTGTCCGTACCTCCTGGGTGTATGGCAAATACGGCAATAACTTTGTAAAAACGATGTTGAAGCTTGGACAGGAGAAACCTCTGCTGCAGGTTGTAGACGACCAAAAGGGCTCCCCGACCTACACAGTGGATTTGGCCCGGTTCCTGCTGGAACTGATTCAGACGGAGAAGTATGGCGTTTACCACGCATCTAACTCTGAAGCTTGTACATGGTATGAGTTTACCCAAGCGATCTTCGCTGAGGCGGAAGAGATCCTCGGTCTGAAGTTCACAGCTAAGCTTGAGCCTTGCGGAACTGAGCAATTTCCCCGTCCGGCACCGCGTCCGCGTTACTCTGTGATGGAGCACCTGTCCATCCGGACGAACGGATTCGGGGACATCCGGCCATGGCGCGAAGGACTTAAGGATTTTTTACTGGAGCTAAAAGAGTAG
- the rfbB gene encoding dTDP-glucose 4,6-dehydratase, whose amino-acid sequence MKLLVTGGAGFIGSNFVIYMLQQHPDYQIVNVDALTYAGNLENLKSVEGNPNYTFVKADITDVAAMDALISQGVDVVVNFAAESHVDRSILEPDVFVKTNVLGTQVLLDAAKKYSVTKFVQVSTDEVYGTLGATGLFTEETPLTPNSPYSASKAGGDLLVRAYHETFGLPVNITRCSNNYGPYQFPEKLIPLMISRALNDGALPIYGDGLNIRDWLYVEDHCSAIDLVIHNGVIGEVYNIGGNNERTNMHIVKTILEELGKPESLITYVQDRPGHDRRYGIDPAKITNELGWKPKHTFETGIKETIQWYLDNKEWWTRIQSGEYQKYAALQYGSRLGDSL is encoded by the coding sequence ATGAAACTCCTCGTAACCGGCGGAGCCGGCTTTATCGGCAGCAACTTTGTAATATACATGCTGCAGCAGCACCCGGATTATCAGATTGTTAATGTGGATGCGTTGACGTATGCAGGAAACCTGGAAAACCTGAAATCTGTTGAGGGTAATCCGAACTACACTTTTGTCAAAGCAGACATTACGGATGTTGCGGCGATGGATGCGCTGATTAGCCAGGGGGTTGATGTTGTAGTCAACTTTGCGGCGGAATCACATGTAGACCGGAGTATTTTAGAGCCGGATGTGTTTGTGAAGACGAATGTGCTGGGCACGCAGGTGCTGCTGGACGCAGCGAAGAAATACAGTGTAACGAAGTTCGTACAGGTGTCTACGGATGAAGTGTACGGAACACTGGGCGCTACGGGTCTGTTTACTGAGGAAACTCCGCTTACCCCGAATAGCCCGTATTCAGCAAGTAAAGCCGGCGGAGATTTGCTGGTGCGTGCTTACCATGAGACCTTCGGGCTGCCGGTTAACATCACCCGCTGCTCCAATAACTATGGTCCTTACCAGTTCCCGGAGAAGCTGATTCCGCTGATGATCTCCCGTGCGCTGAATGATGGAGCACTGCCGATTTACGGAGATGGGCTTAATATCCGTGACTGGCTGTATGTTGAGGATCACTGCAGTGCGATTGACCTTGTTATCCATAATGGTGTCATCGGCGAGGTTTACAACATCGGCGGCAACAATGAGCGGACGAACATGCACATTGTGAAGACAATTCTTGAGGAGCTGGGCAAGCCGGAATCCTTGATTACTTACGTGCAGGACCGTCCGGGCCATGACCGCCGTTATGGTATTGACCCGGCCAAGATTACGAATGAACTGGGCTGGAAGCCGAAGCACACCTTTGAAACGGGTATTAAAGAAACGATCCAGTGGTACCTGGACAACAAGGAATGGTGGACCCGCATCCAGTCGGGAGAATACCAGAAATATGCCGCGCTTCAGTACGGCAGCCGTCTGGGGGATTCCCTGTAA
- a CDS encoding GtrA family protein, giving the protein MKAESGHPTLLTKLLSKEFLKFVISGGINTLTTYLMYLLLLAFFDYSLSYTLSYVSGIFLSYYLNTVFVFKEKVALGKFLKFPIVYLVQYLVNIMMLYVLVEHLHLSTGIVPLIVIVITIPITYVLSRLIIKSK; this is encoded by the coding sequence ATGAAAGCAGAGAGCGGCCATCCTACGTTGTTGACCAAACTTTTGAGTAAAGAATTCCTGAAATTTGTGATAAGCGGGGGGATCAATACGCTTACCACTTATCTAATGTATTTACTTTTGCTAGCATTTTTTGATTATTCTCTGTCGTATACACTTTCTTATGTTTCAGGAATATTTCTTTCCTATTACCTAAATACTGTGTTTGTATTTAAGGAAAAAGTAGCACTGGGGAAATTCCTTAAATTCCCTATTGTTTATCTTGTTCAGTATTTAGTGAATATCATGATGTTGTATGTTCTAGTGGAACATTTACATTTATCTACCGGAATTGTACCTTTAATTGTTATTGTAATAACAATTCCAATAACCTATGTACTTTCGAGGCTTATTATTAAAAGCAAATAA
- a CDS encoding glycosyltransferase family 2 protein — translation MSINRIKLSIVVPVYYNELNIPHTVPRLQNLENIIPDCDFEFVFVDDGSKDNSFSLLLEAKRQDPRIKVIKLSRNFGSMSAIQAGLKFTTGDCVGIIAADLQDPPEMFKGMIEHWKSGKKVVLATREDREESLSQKMFSNTYYYLLERFALKGYPKGGFDFLLIDRQVVNEVIDIQEKNTNIMSLIYWLGHDQVQIPYVRQERKLGKSRWTLSKKIKLFIDSFVSFSYSPIRFMSLIGVITAIISFLYGVFVIIGTLSGFIELQGWTTIIALITFLLGIIMIMLGIIGEYLWRILDESRERPSYVVDQTFE, via the coding sequence ATGAGTATAAACCGGATTAAATTATCGATTGTTGTACCTGTGTATTATAACGAATTGAATATTCCGCATACTGTTCCAAGATTGCAAAACTTAGAGAATATTATCCCTGATTGTGATTTTGAGTTTGTTTTTGTAGATGATGGTTCCAAGGATAATTCATTTTCGTTGTTGCTTGAAGCCAAACGGCAGGATCCGCGGATTAAAGTCATTAAGTTAAGCCGTAATTTTGGTTCAATGTCTGCTATACAAGCGGGTTTGAAATTTACTACTGGCGATTGTGTAGGTATTATTGCAGCTGATTTACAAGACCCTCCGGAAATGTTTAAGGGAATGATTGAACACTGGAAATCGGGTAAAAAGGTTGTTCTTGCTACACGAGAAGACAGGGAGGAGTCCCTTTCCCAAAAAATGTTCTCTAATACTTATTATTATTTGCTGGAGAGGTTTGCTCTCAAGGGCTACCCTAAGGGCGGATTTGACTTTTTATTAATAGATAGACAAGTTGTTAATGAAGTTATCGATATCCAGGAGAAAAACACTAACATAATGAGTCTTATATATTGGCTCGGCCATGACCAAGTGCAAATCCCATATGTACGACAGGAAAGAAAACTGGGCAAATCCCGGTGGACGCTTTCTAAAAAAATAAAGCTTTTTATTGATTCTTTTGTAAGCTTCTCATACTCTCCAATTCGGTTTATGTCATTAATAGGTGTCATAACAGCAATTATAAGCTTTTTATATGGTGTTTTTGTAATAATTGGAACCTTATCCGGGTTTATTGAACTTCAAGGCTGGACGACAATTATTGCTTTAATTACTTTTTTATTGGGAATCATTATGATTATGCTGGGTATTATAGGTGAATATCTGTGGAGGATTTTAGATGAAAGCAGAGAGCGGCCATCCTACGTTGTTGACCAAACTTTTGAGTAA
- a CDS encoding DegT/DnrJ/EryC1/StrS family aminotransferase — protein sequence MIPFLDLKKINLRHEKEILDCVHKVMHSGWYILGEEVKAFEEEFAHYCGTRFALGVANGLDALELIMRAYNIGPGDEVIVPSNTYIASILSISANGAKPVLVEPNLLTYNLDPDKIEVSITPNTKAILVVHLYGQACNMEPIKNIAEKYDLKIIEDCAQAHGAVYAERRVGNLGNAAAFSFYPGKNLGALGDAGAITTNDENLYRNLHALRNYGSQKKYENLFKGYNSRLDEFQAPILSLKLKYLDQDNEYRRMIATYYLNNIKNEHIVLPSVEEEPFSHVWHVFVIRTSSRNHFINYMTDNGIQTMIHYPIPPHKQEAYKEWNELVFPISEKIHSEILSLPISPVMDMVDVKRIVEVVNEYKPD from the coding sequence ATGATTCCTTTCCTTGATCTAAAAAAAATTAACTTACGTCATGAAAAAGAGATATTAGATTGTGTTCATAAAGTTATGCACTCCGGGTGGTATATTCTGGGCGAGGAAGTCAAGGCGTTTGAGGAAGAATTTGCCCATTATTGCGGGACCAGATTTGCTCTGGGAGTAGCGAACGGACTAGATGCCTTGGAGTTAATTATGAGAGCCTACAATATTGGTCCTGGTGATGAAGTAATTGTGCCATCTAATACTTATATTGCATCAATATTATCTATATCTGCCAATGGGGCAAAACCGGTGTTAGTGGAGCCTAACTTACTGACCTATAATTTGGATCCGGATAAAATAGAAGTGAGTATCACTCCTAACACTAAGGCTATTCTGGTGGTTCATCTTTATGGACAAGCATGTAATATGGAGCCTATTAAAAACATTGCAGAAAAATATGATTTGAAGATAATTGAAGATTGTGCCCAAGCTCACGGTGCTGTTTATGCTGAACGGAGAGTCGGGAATTTAGGAAATGCTGCAGCTTTTAGTTTTTATCCCGGAAAAAATCTGGGAGCCTTGGGTGATGCTGGAGCTATTACGACAAATGATGAAAACTTGTATAGAAATCTGCATGCTTTAAGGAACTATGGATCACAAAAGAAATACGAGAATCTCTTTAAAGGATACAATAGCAGATTAGATGAATTTCAAGCTCCAATATTGAGCTTGAAATTAAAATATCTGGATCAGGATAATGAGTATAGAAGAATGATAGCAACTTATTATTTGAATAATATAAAAAATGAGCATATTGTACTACCAAGTGTCGAAGAAGAGCCATTCTCACATGTTTGGCATGTTTTCGTAATCAGAACTTCGTCAAGAAATCATTTCATTAATTATATGACTGATAATGGAATACAGACTATGATTCATTATCCGATTCCCCCTCATAAGCAGGAAGCATATAAAGAATGGAATGAACTTGTTTTTCCTATTTCGGAAAAAATTCATTCGGAGATTCTGAGCCTCCCAATAAGTCCAGTGATGGATATGGTTGATGTGAAAAGAATTGTGGAGGTAGTAAATGAGTATAAACCGGATTAA
- a CDS encoding acyltransferase produces MKQYYSHPQAIVESENIGANTRVWAFAHILPGAVLGEDCNVNDHTFIENDVVIGNKVTVKSGVYIWDGVTIHDNVFIGPNVTFTNDLRPRSKQYPSEFLKTVLEEWVSIGANATIIAGNTIGKYAMVGAGSLVTKNIPNNTLWYGNPAKFKSYICNCGEKLNTQLSCPACGKNYSLKDGNIIESDTLLELE; encoded by the coding sequence ATGAAACAATATTATAGTCATCCTCAAGCCATTGTTGAGTCCGAGAATATTGGAGCCAATACTCGTGTCTGGGCATTTGCACATATTCTTCCGGGTGCTGTTCTAGGTGAGGATTGTAACGTGAATGATCATACATTTATTGAAAATGATGTAGTAATAGGGAATAAAGTTACAGTTAAATCTGGCGTCTATATTTGGGACGGTGTAACAATACATGATAATGTCTTTATTGGTCCAAATGTTACTTTTACTAATGATCTAAGACCTCGTTCCAAGCAGTATCCAAGTGAATTTCTGAAAACCGTTCTTGAAGAGTGGGTGTCTATAGGAGCTAATGCAACAATAATCGCAGGCAACACTATAGGTAAATATGCTATGGTAGGGGCAGGCTCCCTAGTAACTAAAAATATTCCCAATAACACACTTTGGTATGGTAATCCGGCAAAGTTTAAGAGCTATATTTGTAACTGCGGCGAAAAGTTAAATACTCAATTATCTTGCCCGGCATGCGGTAAGAATTATTCTTTGAAGGACGGGAATATTATTGAGAGCGATACACTACTTGAATTAGAATAG
- a CDS encoding acyltransferase family protein, with the protein MKLRWINFLKGAAMLAVVFDHLYGLVYVNAFIHSLTIYSVTLFIILAGFTSSISIGRTKMPIRAYIVKRITPIVVPYLVATLVYHLYWNNLRFDFNVFKNQVIMFNASAPFYFVLFFLQLIVVSPLLYRVFHGRVFYQQLLGLFFIYLMSFYLTHFTSVANYYGGASRVLGGSYLFCFSLGIFLQLLSSNPPIFLKKVFQSDIKILVVGLVTALIAMFIYINAHLLDKSWANPPNKNTLFYTIIIASILFFAFQIAEKRIKQLALIFTPIELIGSNSLYVFLYHSLFIYIGQRIGLLTINSGKILFPIFCLVFSVLIGIITTKSKALIKFRGLNL; encoded by the coding sequence ATGAAGTTGAGATGGATCAACTTTTTAAAGGGCGCAGCTATGCTTGCAGTTGTTTTTGATCATTTATATGGATTGGTTTATGTGAATGCGTTTATTCATAGTTTAACGATATATTCAGTCACTCTGTTTATCATTTTGGCTGGATTTACATCATCCATATCTATAGGAAGAACAAAGATGCCAATTAGAGCCTATATAGTTAAAAGAATAACTCCAATTGTTGTTCCATATTTGGTGGCAACTTTGGTTTACCATCTGTATTGGAATAACCTTCGTTTTGATTTTAATGTTTTTAAAAACCAGGTAATAATGTTTAATGCTTCTGCTCCATTTTATTTTGTTCTATTTTTTCTTCAACTAATAGTTGTCTCCCCACTACTGTATAGGGTGTTTCATGGGCGTGTATTTTATCAACAATTATTAGGATTGTTTTTTATATATCTAATGAGTTTTTATTTGACTCATTTTACAAGTGTGGCAAATTACTACGGAGGAGCTAGCAGGGTTTTAGGGGGATCGTATTTATTTTGTTTTTCTCTTGGGATTTTTCTGCAGTTACTCTCAAGCAATCCGCCTATTTTTTTAAAAAAAGTGTTTCAATCTGATATAAAGATACTTGTAGTTGGACTAGTGACAGCATTGATTGCAATGTTTATTTACATAAATGCTCATCTTTTAGACAAGAGTTGGGCGAACCCTCCTAATAAAAATACGTTATTCTATACAATTATAATAGCGTCAATTTTATTTTTTGCTTTTCAAATCGCTGAAAAAAGAATAAAACAGCTTGCTTTAATTTTCACACCCATAGAATTAATTGGAAGTAATTCTCTTTATGTGTTCTTATATCACTCTTTATTTATATACATTGGGCAAAGAATCGGACTACTGACGATTAATTCAGGAAAGATATTATTTCCAATATTTTGTCTGGTGTTTAGTGTGTTGATTGGCATAATTACTACTAAAAGTAAGGCGTTAATAAAATTTCGTGGTTTGAACTTATAA
- a CDS encoding sugar 3,4-ketoisomerase, with protein MQTPSSKIVQIESLGDERGQLTVLEENKFIPFEFKRVFYIYGTIAGIRRGFHAHYKTRQALICVTGNCKVHLDNTKRTEEVQLDSPNTVLILEPNDWHEMYDFSADCVLLVLASHLYDPEDYIRDYNKFIEVYSNK; from the coding sequence GTGCAGACACCATCAAGTAAAATAGTACAAATAGAATCTTTAGGTGACGAACGAGGTCAACTAACGGTACTGGAAGAGAACAAATTCATTCCGTTTGAGTTTAAGCGAGTATTTTATATTTACGGTACTATAGCAGGTATTCGCAGAGGATTCCATGCCCATTATAAAACCAGACAGGCCTTAATCTGTGTTACGGGGAACTGCAAAGTACATTTGGACAATACTAAAAGAACAGAAGAAGTACAATTAGATTCCCCTAATACAGTTCTCATCCTAGAGCCAAATGATTGGCATGAGATGTATGACTTTTCGGCGGATTGTGTATTGTTGGTGCTTGCTTCACACCTATATGATCCGGAAGATTATATTCGTGATTATAATAAATTTATAGAGGTTTACTCAAATAAATAG